In one window of Campylobacter hepaticus DNA:
- the glyS gene encoding glycine--tRNA ligase subunit beta gives MNELLIEIGTEELPAIPLLKELNNIEKKWKNILEQYHLKSDFKFYYTPRRLVFFHENFPNKQEDTFAQFIGAPKNIAYKDGVLTPAGESFLQKAQISENELEFKYIKGKEVLYHQKTIRGLSSQEILAPMINEFLKNLHFGKSMRWGAHTFEFIRAIRSIVCIFNDNLIDFESYGVKSAKKTFIHRSIAYDLQEFNTIEEYFKLLEKNFIILDPLKRKERILKQFKTLEEQNHIQIAQDEELLAEVIAITEYPNALLGSFEKTYLQIPHEVIIHSMRENQRYFAVFNEKKLSNHFIVVSNAVCKDYSKIIHGNERVLHARLSDAMFFYKNDIQNGLIPEKLNQIIYLEGLGTMQDKSLREIKIAEILCQMLKNDQIANISTAIKYSKADLTTQMVYEFTSLQGIMGSYYAQKMGLDETICLAIKEQYLPDLEQAPLPSNEFSSIVALANKFDTLMGLFSIGKIPNGTKDPYALRRAANGIIKIALNLNKEFDIQILLEKFAKYYKNFDIQILKDFIFERLYTFYEVNTSFIKAVLSSKNTDLIHINQSVNALIKLSKKTNFNENFATFKRLANIASNSSSFIDPSLFIQEAETKLYEAFKEKIHASSLEAKLENLFALKPFIDDFFDKVMINDENEKLKNNRQALVCQIYKEFLNIADLKELSL, from the coding sequence ATGAATGAATTATTAATAGAAATCGGTACAGAAGAATTACCTGCTATTCCTTTATTAAAAGAATTAAACAATATAGAAAAAAAATGGAAAAATATTTTAGAACAATACCATTTAAAAAGTGATTTTAAATTTTATTATACCCCGCGTCGTTTAGTATTTTTTCATGAAAATTTTCCAAACAAACAAGAAGACACTTTTGCTCAATTTATAGGCGCACCAAAAAATATAGCTTATAAAGATGGAGTTTTAACCCCTGCAGGAGAAAGTTTTTTACAAAAAGCACAAATTAGCGAAAACGAACTTGAATTTAAATACATTAAAGGTAAAGAAGTCTTATATCATCAAAAAACTATTAGAGGTTTATCAAGTCAAGAAATTTTAGCACCTATGATAAATGAATTTCTAAAAAATCTTCATTTTGGAAAAAGCATGCGTTGGGGTGCACACACTTTTGAATTCATACGTGCCATCCGTTCTATAGTTTGTATTTTCAATGATAATTTAATCGATTTTGAAAGTTATGGTGTGAAAAGTGCTAAAAAAACTTTTATACATAGAAGCATAGCTTATGACTTGCAAGAATTTAACACCATAGAAGAATATTTCAAGCTCTTAGAAAAAAATTTCATTATTCTAGATCCCTTAAAAAGAAAAGAAAGAATACTAAAACAATTTAAAACTTTAGAAGAACAAAATCATATACAAATTGCTCAAGATGAAGAACTTTTAGCCGAAGTTATTGCTATTACAGAATACCCTAATGCTTTATTAGGAAGTTTTGAAAAAACCTATCTTCAAATCCCCCATGAAGTTATTATTCATTCCATGAGAGAAAATCAACGCTATTTTGCAGTATTTAATGAAAAAAAACTAAGTAATCATTTCATCGTAGTTAGCAATGCAGTATGTAAGGACTATTCAAAAATTATCCATGGAAATGAAAGGGTTTTACATGCAAGACTTAGTGATGCAATGTTTTTTTACAAAAATGATATACAAAATGGTTTAATTCCTGAAAAACTTAATCAAATAATTTATCTTGAAGGTTTAGGAACTATGCAAGATAAAAGTTTAAGAGAAATCAAAATTGCAGAAATTTTATGCCAAATGCTAAAAAATGATCAAATTGCTAATATCTCTACAGCGATAAAATATTCTAAAGCAGATTTAACCACACAAATGGTTTATGAATTTACAAGCTTGCAAGGTATTATGGGAAGCTATTATGCACAAAAAATGGGTTTAGATGAGACCATTTGCCTAGCTATTAAAGAACAATATTTACCTGATTTAGAACAAGCCCCTCTTCCAAGTAATGAATTTTCAAGTATAGTTGCCCTTGCTAATAAATTTGACACCCTTATGGGGCTTTTTAGCATAGGCAAAATTCCAAATGGAACAAAAGATCCTTATGCTTTAAGACGTGCTGCTAATGGTATTATTAAAATCGCTCTAAATTTAAATAAAGAATTTGATATACAAATTTTATTAGAAAAATTTGCAAAATATTATAAAAATTTTGATATACAAATTTTAAAAGATTTTATTTTTGAAAGACTTTATACCTTTTATGAAGTCAATACTTCTTTTATCAAAGCAGTGCTTAGTTCTAAAAATACAGATTTAATTCATATTAATCAAAGCGTAAATGCCCTTATAAAACTTAGCAAAAAAACCAATTTTAATGAAAATTTTGCTACATTTAAAAGACTAGCTAACATTGCAAGCAATTCTTCTTCTTTTATTGATCCATCGCTTTTTATCCAAGAAGCAGAAACCAAACTTTATGAAGCTTTTAAAGAAAAAATCCACGCTTCTTCTTTAGAAGCAAAACTTGAAAATCTCTTTGCACTTAAACCTTTTATTGATGATTTTTTTGATAAAGTCATGATTAATGATGAAAACGAAAAACTTAAAAATAACCGTCAAGCCTTAGTTTGTCAAATTTATAAAGAATTTTTAAACATTGCTGATCTTAAAGAATTAAGCTTATGA
- a CDS encoding HAD family hydrolase yields MINIFFDMDGTLIDSANAISCAVNEIHKNLNLEKLAKEKIIQIINTPNIDWAKELYNIKDFNHSNFKKDYEQYFIKHYKKSVVLFDGIKELLIFLKNKNCFLAIATNAPQSSLKNILQKHEILSYFDKILGVSSSIKPKPHPMMLELLKSQAPYKTSIFIGDSQKDQECAKNANLTYFHAKWYQKNLKENEFSNTNELKSFLQRYL; encoded by the coding sequence ATGATAAATATATTTTTTGATATGGATGGGACTTTAATTGACAGTGCTAATGCTATTTCTTGTGCAGTCAATGAGATACACAAAAACTTAAACCTAGAAAAATTAGCCAAAGAAAAAATTATACAAATTATTAATACTCCTAATATTGACTGGGCAAAAGAACTTTATAATATAAAAGATTTTAATCATTCAAATTTTAAAAAAGATTATGAACAATACTTTATAAAACATTATAAAAAAAGCGTGGTTTTATTTGATGGAATTAAAGAATTATTAATTTTTTTAAAAAATAAAAATTGTTTTTTAGCTATTGCTACGAATGCTCCACAAAGTTCACTAAAAAACATACTTCAAAAACATGAAATCCTATCTTATTTTGATAAAATTCTAGGAGTAAGTTCTAGCATCAAACCTAAACCTCATCCCATGATGTTAGAACTTTTAAAAAGCCAAGCACCCTATAAAACAAGTATATTTATAGGTGATAGCCAAAAAGATCAAGAATGTGCTAAAAATGCTAATTTAACTTATTTCCATGCTAAATGGTATCAAAAAAATTTAAAAGAGAATGAATTTAGCAATACAAATGAACTCAAAAGCTTTTTACAAAGGTATTTATAA
- a CDS encoding cation:proton antiporter yields the protein MDNFLEIFLITVAIAIILNVIFKKFEIPTIIGYIAAGEIISELYHLSGKGEITHIAEFGIVFLMFTIGLEFSFKHLMAMKQEVFLNGSLQMLTCGFVFMLLVIGILRLSDQSATIVGFALALSSTAVVLKILNDNGDINEQYGRKALGILLFQDIAVIPLLLLVDIFSSTNQNIEKLLFTTLISVLILIALLFFIGKYLVDRIFRLIIRTSSQEIFISTVLFMVIGASFLANYFGFSYSLGAFIAGALIAETKYKHKIEADLIPFRDLLLGLFFITVGMQIQLDIVSQNWFLIIVLTLLVMALKFGIVFGFLFLYTKKRVALKTAFSIAQIGEFALAIFSLLQAKNMLDIKTSQILIVVSILTMIITPFILNNIRKIANVVEDMTLNTHATQNIDNNLKLTNHLVIFGYGRLGQEVTQKIKNTGVPYLVLESDLNLVELGISRGENVVFANAAQEETLKIANIEECSVAIITVTNEAKLEMLCQILANYPKPIDTIIHVNGTLKKMLFSSIDENIRIIRSEKVIARNLVQEALECRIHKNT from the coding sequence ATGGATAATTTTTTAGAAATTTTTTTAATCACCGTTGCTATAGCAATCATTTTAAATGTTATTTTTAAAAAATTTGAAATTCCAACCATTATAGGTTATATAGCAGCAGGTGAAATTATTTCTGAACTTTATCATCTAAGCGGCAAAGGAGAAATAACTCATATAGCTGAATTTGGCATAGTATTTTTAATGTTTACTATAGGACTTGAATTTTCTTTTAAGCATCTAATGGCAATGAAACAAGAAGTATTTTTAAATGGATCCCTACAAATGCTTACTTGTGGTTTTGTTTTTATGCTGCTTGTTATAGGAATTTTAAGACTAAGCGATCAAAGTGCAACAATAGTAGGTTTCGCCCTAGCACTTTCATCAACTGCTGTTGTACTTAAAATTCTAAATGATAATGGAGACATTAATGAGCAATATGGAAGAAAAGCCTTAGGTATCTTACTTTTTCAAGACATAGCTGTTATTCCTTTATTACTTCTTGTAGACATTTTCTCCTCCACTAATCAAAACATAGAAAAGCTTCTTTTTACCACACTTATTTCAGTGCTCATTTTAATTGCTTTATTATTTTTTATAGGTAAATACTTAGTAGATAGAATTTTTAGACTTATTATTCGTACTTCTTCTCAAGAAATTTTTATTAGTACTGTTTTATTTATGGTTATTGGGGCAAGTTTTTTAGCAAATTATTTTGGATTTTCTTATTCTTTAGGAGCTTTTATAGCAGGGGCTTTGATAGCAGAAACTAAATATAAACATAAAATTGAAGCAGATTTAATTCCTTTTAGAGATTTGCTTTTAGGACTTTTTTTTATCACAGTAGGTATGCAAATCCAACTTGATATAGTAAGTCAAAATTGGTTCTTAATTATAGTATTAACCCTTCTTGTTATGGCTTTAAAATTTGGAATAGTTTTTGGATTTTTATTTCTTTATACCAAAAAAAGAGTGGCTTTAAAAACAGCTTTTTCTATAGCACAAATAGGTGAATTTGCCTTAGCTATTTTTTCTCTTTTACAAGCAAAAAATATGCTAGATATCAAAACTTCTCAAATTCTCATTGTAGTATCAATTTTAACAATGATTATTACACCTTTTATTTTAAATAATATAAGAAAAATAGCTAATGTTGTAGAAGATATGACTCTTAATACTCACGCTACACAAAATATAGATAACAATCTTAAATTAACAAATCATCTTGTTATTTTTGGCTATGGGCGCTTAGGACAAGAAGTTACGCAAAAAATAAAAAATACTGGAGTGCCTTATTTAGTGCTAGAAAGTGATTTAAATTTAGTAGAACTTGGAATTAGTCGTGGAGAAAATGTTGTTTTTGCTAATGCCGCTCAAGAAGAAACTCTTAAAATTGCTAATATTGAAGAATGTTCTGTAGCTATTATCACAGTAACAAATGAAGCTAAATTAGAAATGCTTTGCCAAATTCTAGCTAATTATCCTAAGCCTATAGATACAATCATCCATGTTAATGGAACTTTAAAAAAGATGCTTTTTTCTAGTATAGATGAAAACATACGCATTATACGCTCTGAAAAAGTAATAGCTAGAAATTTAGTCCAAGAAGCTTTAGAATGCAGAATTCACAAAAATACCTAA
- the hspR gene encoding heat shock transcriptional regulator HspR: MKHHYDEPVYLISVVAKVLSIHPQTLRQYEREGLIEPSRTDGKIRLYSQRDIDRIKLILRLTRDMGINLAGVDVILKLKNQLHEFENLIDELRLELSKQQDKQASSKAIIKHKNSFDLIFYEKK; the protein is encoded by the coding sequence ATGAAACACCATTATGATGAACCTGTATATTTAATTAGTGTTGTAGCTAAAGTTTTAAGTATACATCCACAAACTTTAAGACAATATGAAAGAGAAGGCTTAATAGAGCCAAGTAGGACAGATGGAAAAATCAGATTATATTCTCAAAGAGATATTGACCGCATTAAACTTATATTACGTTTAACAAGAGATATGGGAATTAATCTTGCTGGAGTTGATGTTATTTTAAAATTAAAAAATCAGCTTCACGAATTTGAAAATTTAATCGATGAATTGCGTTTAGAACTTAGTAAACAGCAAGATAAACAAGCAAGTAGCAAGGCTATTATCAAACATAAAAATAGTTTTGATTTAATTTTTTATGAGAAAAAATAA